The DNA segment tttctgTTTCATGTCAAAATGCGGTGGCATCATTTCAATATTATTGtttcaattcttctttttcatGTGCTTGCTTATTTTGCGAGAAGAAACCCACCAATAGTGGCCATTTTGAACAGCAGCCCGGAACATATCATGGTCATTGAACCATTGCAAGAATGAGTGCTTGATTTTCAATCAGCTTTGGTAATTTGGTGTCTGTTGGTAGATTATGGAGGATTACACATTTGcacttgtaagttgtaactcaTTTAACAACTAACACAATTTACATTTTTCATTGGTGCAGATAGCAGATTATTGACACTTCCAAGGTTAATTCCATTTTATACGTGTTGATTGTGTGTAGCATGAATAGTCTTTGGTGTCTTTAACATTTTGCTCGCAACTTGCTTGATAAAATGTCGGAACCAtagatttgaaaatattattaggattttgaagtttttgattgccctattctaaatatatttttattgttaaaaattagtctgtaaattttatataaaaataacttaaattttttattgaaaaaaattaaatcaaacacattttcaatattttcattttatgaaaacaaaaaccaaggGAAACCAAACAAGTTTcctaaatcataaaaatttaaaaatgattttttttttagaaaatgaaaacaagaaatgaaaataaaaaacatattctcAAACCAAACGGGCCCTTATATTTTTGGCTGAAATTTATTGGAACAGATAAATCATATGTGAGACTCATTCAATAGGGAAGGGATTGAGACCTACATGATTTTGTAAGtctcaataaatttcaactgaTAGTAAAGAGTGTGatgctattttttctttttgctgtaGTTTTATGCtattaagtttttcatattttattgtgtgtttattgtttaaattaGAAGAAATTTGAAATATGCGTATGACATGATAATTTCAATAAGTTTATGTAAGCATTTATATTTGGATGCAATGTTTCTTCTTTCAATAATATTAATCAGTGTTACCTGAATTGTACTGTGAGCAATGTAGCGCTGTTTACTTTTCTGAAAGCTAACATCCACACGCTCCCAAGATACCTGAGTGAGCCCCCTTATCATCTCCTCTACATAGGGAAAGTACAAAAAAGTCAGAAAAATAGGAATAACATAGTAGGCTAAGGATAATAACAGGTACAGAATCTAAGATATCTTAGGCATAAGAGCCACAGATAGCAGCTTAAATTACATCAGCACCtcgtataattatattttattactattgtaTATTTGGTGTAACTAAGGTGAGTGTAACCACTGAGATAACagtagaataaaatattaaataaattgaaggtAAAGCATATGCTTGATCATGATACGTAATGAAAGTTGCTAAGAAAAAATGTAACCATAttgaataatgatattttaatagAACTAAACCAGAAATTAGGTAAAGAatggaaattttattgataagaaTAAATTCCTCCATCTTTGATCTGGAAAAACATGGTAGAAGATCAGAGATGAATGTATAAAGGAAATGCTGAAGCCCCAAAAAAGATGAACGCTGTGACAAATTACACACTCCAGGATGCTCAATAGTCCTGTGGTTCTCCCTTTCCCCTTCTTTGTGCTAGAAACCCACAGACCAGATTTGAAGACTAGATGAGATGGAGAAAGGAAAAGAATGAATCTATTACTGATGAATGAAATCTGAACAGAACAGGGAGATAATTCTCTTTCCAAGGGGTTTTCCCTTTATACAATGAGCTACTTCTCAATTCCTTAAAGCTAACAATTCAGAACAATAATTCCTTGTACTCTTTTCAACAAGCTAGGTTCTTGCCCTTGCTACTATAACCACCTAACTAACTTTAACTACTCTGTAACTAATTCTAAAACTTCTAGGATCCTATCTGTTTCTGCCCCCTTGAAGTTCCACCTTGTTCTGCAAGAGGAAACTAGGGATTCCCCTTCCTAGATTTCCTTCTGTTCCTTTTGACGCAATGTTTCTCTCTGTTGATTCAAGATAGACACCTGTTAGGAACTAATTGGAAGGTATGAGACTTGAGTCATGACATTCTAGTGTGGGGTTTACGAAGCCTTAGGCTCTCCAACTACATTAGCTAGCTTTTATGGTGTAGTTTTCCCAGGGTTCTTATCAACTGGTATTAGAACCTTTCACGTCTCAACTGCTAATGAGCCGCATAGATAATGACACCATTGCAGTATTTATCCGGGACTAATCAAAGGGCTAATTCACAGCCAACCCAGGTGGGTGCTAAAGCTACAGAGCATGTGGAATGTTTaggatttaattgaaaattataagacTTGGGTCCCATGTTGGAAGTATGGGATTCTAGTGTGGGGTTTGTTGGCTTGCGGCTCTCCAACTACAATGGTTAGCTTTCATGGTGTAGTTCTCCCATGGTTCTTATCAACACTGCTACTAATTATCAATCAGAACAACACATACCATTTGTGGTGTGGTTCTCCCAAGGTTCTTATCCACACTGCTACTAATTATCAATCAGAACACATGCCATCCTAAACATGAAATCTATGATAAAAGTCATCATCTTACTAAGTACACAATACTTCAACATTGAGCAGGAGTAATAGAGACAGTCaacaaaaatcaacatcaacattatAATTCGCAAATGattatattatgaaattgataaaGCCTTTTTAAAGTAAAGAAATAACCTTCTAAGTCAATTATTTGGCCTCCAATATTAGATGTTTTATTGCAAATTTCATCAGCAGTCTCTCCTTCAACATAAACAATGTGCGGGTATCTCTCATCAATTACAAGAAGATTGGACTAGCACAACAGAAGAAACGGGATTTAGTCTCTGAAACCAGGTAAAGAATTATGGAAGACTATTATCAAAAGGTTTGTCTATACCTTTGGAAGTTCATGTTGGCGACGAATTGATGAGGTACGCCATCCTACCATATCTTAAAGACAAGTCAAGAAAtatcaaaacacaaaaaacatttCTTTATCTTAAGGAATGATCTGCAACATTGTGCCAATTTATGGTTTCaggtaaattaataattttctagCCATGGAGATATTGGAGTGTAGTGATCTACAAGTTCTTTGCACATACAAACTGAATCTGCTAACTTTGACATACGTGGTTGACTTTAGATTCATTGGGCTTAAGCTTATATGGTcagatgaattattttttaaaacctaaaTGTAAAAGAGGATACGATCATAATTTGCATTTGCATATGCCACTCGACGCTTAAATGCACGTAAAGCTGACCTACACCATCACAAACAATTAGATTGTCAAcaatacaaaaacaaatactagCATTTGATGAGCTTAACTGATACTTTAATACTAACATAAACTTTAAATCATCAGAGTCATTAACCATTCGCACGAGCAGAGGACGCTTTCCATCATCATTGTCCATGAGGAAGAGATGCTTCCCAGATCTCCCTGCAACTAAATGTGCCGTTTCAGATGCTCTTCTCTCAAGGAAAGGAAGACCGCAAAGAAATGGAAGCTACAAGAACCAAACGATAAAAGCACTAAGAGACAATATTGCAAGTCCAATATATGCACTTCATgtccaaaataaaatcaatgagCAAACTACCAAAGCCCAACAAATCACAATGGTGTTTCACTGCAGCTATAGTCCATGGAAATTAAAAGTTTCAATGCAACCCAATGTTTTATGCTTGTTCAAACGTAAATATTTATAGCAATTAATAACACCATTAATCTAAGGCAAGTGAGTTACAGCAAAATATGAAAACCCTTTATCTCTTGCACTGCTAATTGaatatttttcccttttgtaATGTTTCATAAAATGTAGCAACTTGATGCACTGCTATATTGAAAAGGCAGTAAACAGAATTAGATACACTTCCTTTGTATAAGATTGTAtaacaattaagaaaaaaaaaaaaaaaggctactAGTTGAGTCCATTTTGCATTATCAAACTTTCAAGCATGTCTTTGAATGTCCATATTCAATATCAACCTTTGAAGATATCTAATAGGGTCATGGCTAATATGGGGTACCTAAGTTTCATATCGGATGCTCAGTGGAGTACTTAAGTGGCCCTAGTGCTTGGGTTCTTATCAATTCGTATCAAAGCTAGCTGCTAGTATCTCAAAAAGGCCTGTCTATGGAGTGGTTGCCAGGAAAGGTTGAGGGGAAGCACTGTAGAGTGCAGCCACCGGGATGTCAGCTCTTAGGGATGGTACTATGATAGGGACATAGGTATTATGGAGTGCCTAAGTCCCACGTTGAGTAGTATGGGATGCTTAGTGGAATAGTTAAGTGGTTTGCTAGGTTCCCCCCTCCTTAGCAGCTAGCTTTTAAGGGAGGGTTCCCCAAGTACTTGAGTGCTTATCAATATCTAATGGATAAAATATGCAATTATAACAAAGACAAATTcagtagaaaaatatatttcttgcCATACATATCAGTTATAAACTGACCATCGGAAATTCAAAAtgctaaaagaaataattactgAAATCATATGAACCGAACCACTTTCCTTTCAGAGTTTATGTTAAGTGGTTTTCAGGAAATAAAAAGGAACTAAATTTAATGATTTCACTAATTGCAGAGTTTGCAGTTAAATACCATCTATGTGCACCTATCTTGTAAAAAAACCGAAATGTCAAAAGATTTTAAGTCTGATAAATGAAGTAAAGAGAAATAACAGGCACAGAACATTACAGCTACTGTTCATAGCAAACTTAAGCAGCTACCTGTTTATTTCCTCTTGAACCAAGATGTGGTGTTGCAAATGTTATGAAGTTCATGGGCTCTAAACCAGCAATTTTGCCTTCATAACTCTGTTCAAGGAATTGCTTTGAAAATTCTGTTTTCTCTTCACTGAAATAGTCTCTACTGGTACCAACAAGTGCAAATGTTGAAGAATAATTATAAAGTCTCCCAATAGCATATCTTGCCACCAAGCCTCCTAGAGAATGCGCCACAAAGGATATCTTCTGCACCTCTGGCCAACGTCTAACAACAGATAATACCTGCATAAATATGAATTAAAACTGatgatatatatatgtgactgaGTCACTGCAAAGCCAACACTGTAAATGAAAATTAAGTATGAGAGATTAAGAttgtaaagagtaaaaaaattatcatattataaTTACCAAAATACCTCTTCAGCTAGCCTCTCTCCCATTGTATCAACACCATCAAACGTCAATTTTGAAGAATTGCATTCACTGCCTGTCCACAAATTATCAAGCAAATgcaattaatgtatttttttttatataaacaatgcaaaaaataataaaaatgaaggattggTAGACTTGGCAATGTCAGGGCTAGAATCAGAGGAAGAATAAAGCAGGATGGTTTAacatttaagaaattaagaaaaactagTGGATAAATTTCTTCAACCTAACATCGTTTTTGTCTAAGATGTTTTACATGACCTAGATCAAAGGGAAAGATTGCAAGAATTTAttcaaccaacaaaactagaacCTTGAAACCATCCATTTATTATAGGGAATTAAATTCTAGGTAATGTATTATTTATagggaattaaattttttttatattaaaagtaactgtttggatattttagtaaaaagaattcaaaattttagaattttaaaagaggttttagttagttgaaagaatagaatttcaaattctatcttCAAGAGAGTGAATTCCAAATTCTCAAAAGCAAGTTCTTTCCGTACTTGGAAGACATGAACGAACTCGAGACAGTCTTCAACTGCTTCGACGCCAACGGCGACGGCAAGATCTCCGCCACGAGCTCGACAGCGTGCTCCGATCGAGTTTCATGAAGCGAGCGCGAAAATCTAATTTGATTTTctgcttttttcttcttctgattcTTAGTTTTCAATACGAACTCGAACCAAACGGTGGTTTAGACATACAACAAGACAACCTACCTGAACTGCACCACCAATTATTCCGACAATGGAACCTTCGTGTACAACGGCAGAAGTCGTGGTTTCGGCGAAGCGTTGACCATAGTTGTTCCATTGACCATAGTTGGACCGAACTACTTCTTCTCTGACGCCGGAGACGATGTGCAGTGCCAGCGCGGCTTGGCCTTCGAGATCGACGTCCAGCGTGGCCTCGGCTTGCCGTCAAGTCTCAACCAACCACCTCCGCCGCCGTACCAAGAGCCTTTGGGTCCTGATGGCACTCAATCTTCGCCGATCACGGTGGCGCAGTCTCCCAGTGGCGGCACTTTCGCGAGGTGGAGCTCCGCGGCGGAGAAGAGGCCATTTCACTAGCACTGCTACATTCTCGCGAGTTGGTGCTTTAACACTGCCACATTCGCTCTTCATTCGCTCCACCTCATTATCTCCGCCAAAcacagaattttaaaaataaaggaatttaaattggagcatttaaaattttaaattgcctcatccaaacacactcttagtgACCAACAAATTGATCACGAACCTGGCAAGAAAATTACCAATCCGGTGATACAAAGCATTTCAAATTCCACaaacaaatttatcaattttcagaTGCAGACGAAAAGGAGCAGCTAAATTTTGACAGGAGGTGGGAATGCTTACGGTGTACAATCACTTTATCTGGAAGCTTCTTCACAAACTGCTCTGCAGCATATCTCCAATCAGCAGCACTGAAATATCAAAGTACATTTCACTGTAACGGTAGCCACTTGTAAGAATCCAGATTATAAGGTTGAGTTATGGTGaaactcacattctaagacCACTCAACAAAGAATGTATTTATTACCCA comes from the Glycine soja cultivar W05 chromosome 6, ASM419377v2, whole genome shotgun sequence genome and includes:
- the LOC114416721 gene encoding uncharacterized protein LOC114416721, giving the protein MLASDSGSVLRPKLPIPTIDPTRSLLRRCCCFFDPGSRPARPTLSLKMELLRRMGRGCFKAEADSAGQDFFDAAAAAAPNPAPHHLVIMVNGIIGSAADWRYAAEQFVKKLPDKVIVHRSECNSSKLTFDGVDTMGERLAEEVLSVVRRWPEVQKISFVAHSLGGLVARYAIGRLYNYSSTFALVGTSRDYFSEEKTEFSKQFLEQSYEGKIAGLEPMNFITFATPHLGSRGNKQLPFLCGLPFLERRASETAHLVAGRSGKHLFLMDNDDGKRPLLVRMVNDSDDLKFMSALRAFKRRVAYANANYDHMVGWRTSSIRRQHELPKSNLLVIDERYPHIVYVEGETADEICNKTSNIGGQIIDLEEEMIRGLTQVSWERVDVSFQKSKQRYIAHSTIQVKTYWLNSDGADVVYHMIDNFLL